The following nucleotide sequence is from Saccharomycodes ludwigii strain NBRC 1722 chromosome VII, whole genome shotgun sequence.
ttccctGTGCCTGGATCCAAGTTGGGTGATAAAAACTGGTATGAAACTTTTATTAACgttgaatattttgaagAGGAAAGAAATCAATTCTTGAACGATGATGCTGCAcaaattgatttttatgATGCCGTTGATGCAGGACAACAAATTACACCTGCTATTGACCCTGTTAGTGAAAAAATCAagaattttgaaaatgaaaagtagttatttttgctataatttattactactattattattttttttccccctctgtaatacatatataatacaTAATGGTTTAaatacgaaaaaaaaaaaaaagaattcttttattaagaACAAGTTAAGCCACCATCAACCACATAGTTTTGGCCAGTAATATAATCAGATGCATCGCTAGCCAGAAATCCAACCAAATTAGCAATATCTTGTGCATTAGCACCACGTTTCAAAGCAATAGACTCAATAAAGGCTTTCAAGTTTTCACCTGGACCCAAACCATTCATAGATGCTAGTTGTGCATCCAAATCATCCCACATTGGTGTCAAGACTGGGCCTGGAGCATAAGCGTTCACTGTAATACCATATGGTGCAAACTCTTTGGCACCTACGGCAGTTAACCCCTTTACAGCGTATTTGCTAACAGTATATGCAGACATCATTGGCATTGGAACATTCCCACCAATGCTGCAACAATTAATAATCTTACCAGTTAGTTTTTTTGGTTGATTTTCCTGTGTGATAACATTACCATAATCGCCTTTCCTGTTTAGCtcaatcattttttttgcagcGGCTTGCATACCATACAATACCCCCTTAACATTAACATCCATAACTTGATCAAACTCTTTGGCATCTACATCAAGCAATTTGTGAACTTTAGCAATGCCTGCATTGTTAATCATAACATCAAAGGaaccaaaatatttggCCACTTCATCAACTGCTTTGTTTACAGATTCTTTATCGGAAACATCCacattaacaaaaataggATCCTTGGCTTCAGGACTTGAAACTTCTTTTATGGcctttaaaacattttgaGCTTTAGCCTCATTTCTAGAACCAATAGCGACTTGAAAACCTTTACTAGCCAAAGTAATGGCAATGGCAGCACCAATACCTTGAGATCCGCCGGTAACAAATGCAGTTTTACAGCTCATTGTTGTTTGATTCTTGATTTTCCTTGTCTTTGTTTTGAATCTtgtgagaaaaaaaaaaaaaaaaaaattattcgaactagaatattattattattttttatgatcTTGAAAATCGGACAGATGTGGATCATCAGCTATTGGAATAAACacctgttttttttcccctctGTATGACGTACGAAATGATAACATAATACACGATATCGTTGCTAAGCACGCTAAAACTctactaaaaaaaacatattgaTAATGAAATTTACCGAAAATGGCTGTGTCCGAATGTTTTTTTAGGAAATGTTTTAAACcgaagatatttttttttttttgttctttctTTATCCCAAATGTTTAAATTTCACTTCATAccaaaatatgaaaaaaaaaaaaaaaaaaaaaaaaactagaTTTTTGAACTAAACTTTGGAATTGTGCTAAccagaatttttttttcccctccCTTTTCAGCTATTGTAACAATGTTGTGAATACTATATGTACAGATAACCTAATAaactaatatattttttataaaagataataGTGCGCATCTATTGCTCAATTTGTATGACAGATATTCAATTGCAAGATATTTCTTCCAGTTTAAGGACCTTTATAATAAACGACACTGAGCCTAAATCATATTCAACTGCCATAAAACCCTTGTCTGCGTACCAGGATTACAAGCAATATGATTATCAACAAACCCAAGAGTCATCCATTCAAGAAGATATATCAGAGTTCCCAGATGGTGGATTCGAGGCATATACTTCTCTATTCGGGACATTTTGCGGGCTAGTGCCTGTATTTGGTGTGTTTAACAGTTTAGGTGCAATTCAAAGTTATATCAGTAATCAACAATTAGCTGGTGTCAAGGCTTCCAATATTTCTTGGATTTTCTCTTCATATTTAACTATTTGTTTTGCTAGCAGCGTTTTAGTTGGTGCCTATTTTGATAGGAACGGAGGCAGGATTCCAGGCATTTTGGTGactatattatttgttggTGGAATAATGGCAATGGCAAATTCTACGAAAATTTggcattttattttatccttTGGGGTTTGTTGTGGCGTTGCTACTGGATTTATGGCCACTATTTCTATGAGTTCTGTTACTACTTGGTTTTACAAAAAACGGTCTACAGCTACTAGCATAGCATTATTAGGAGGGTCTATAGGTGGGATTATCTTTCCAATTATGCTACGAAAATTGTTTGTGGAATTAGGCTTTGAATGGGCTATAAGGATTTTAGGATTCATTAGTTTAGGTTGTTTATTATGCTATATGTGCTTAAGTAAAGAACGACCTATCGATAATAAAGATGCCCGCCATTTGAAGAAACCATTCGAATCAAGAAGACAGTGTGTGCGTTGGTACATAACCTCCTGTTTTAACTGGAGATATTTATTGGAttacaaatttttatttacttcaTTAGGAGTGTCTCTTGCTGAAAGTTCTTTAACGGCTGCTTCCACTTATTTTGCATCTTATGCTATTTTTAAAGGTAATTCAGAAGAGACTTCTTATGTTTTGCTTACGATGATCAATGTTTTCAGTATAGTGGGCCGTGTTTTACCAGGATATCTTTCTGATCACTTTTTTGGAGGATTTAATGTTATAATTGTTATGGTTATTATGTGTACTGTATTTAACTTTGCTATTTGGTTACCATTTGGTGGTAATAGCAAGTGTTTATGGGCATATTCATGTCTGTATGGGGTTTCTAGTGGCGGTATTATGAGTTTGACCCCTCCATTAATTGGTAAAATATCTAAAACTGTTGACTTTGGGAAAAGATACTCTACTACTTATCTGATACAAGCAGTTCTAACTTTACCTATTATTCCAATA
It contains:
- a CDS encoding uncharacterized protein (similar to Saccharomyces cerevisiae YBR159W | IFA38 | microsomal beta-keto-reductase), giving the protein MSCKTAFVTGGSQGIGAAIAITLASKGFQVAIGSRNEAKAQNVLKAIKEVSSPEAKDPIFVNVDVSDKESVNKAVDEVAKYFGSFDVMINNAGIAKVHKLLDVDAKEFDQVMDVNVKGVLYGMQAAAKKMIELNRKGDYGNVITQENQPKKLTGKIINCCSIGGNVPMPMMSAYTVSKYAVKGLTAVGAKEFAPYGITVNAYAPGPVLTPMWDDLDAQLASMNGLGPGENLKAFIESIALKRGANAQDIANLVGFLASDASDYITGQNYVVDGGLTCS
- a CDS encoding MCT family MFS transporter (similar to Saccharomyces cerevisiae YOL119C | MCH4 | MonoCarboxylate transporter Homologue) → MTDIQLQDISSSLRTFIINDTEPKSYSTAIKPLSAYQDYKQYDYQQTQESSIQEDISEFPDGGFEAYTSLFGTFCGLVPVFGVFNSLGAIQSYISNQQLAGVKASNISWIFSSYLTICFASSVLVGAYFDRNGGRIPGILVTILFVGGIMAMANSTKIWHFILSFGVCCGVATGFMATISMSSVTTWFYKKRSTATSIALLGGSIGGIIFPIMLRKLFVELGFEWAIRILGFISLGCLLCYMCLSKERPIDNKDARHLKKPFESRRQCVRWYITSCFNWRYLLDYKFLFTSLGVSLAESSLTAASTYFASYAIFKGNSEETSYVLLTMINVFSIVGRVLPGYLSDHFFGGFNVIIVMVIMCTVFNFAIWLPFGGNSKCLWAYSCLYGVSSGGIMSLTPPLIGKISKTVDFGKRYSTTYLIQAVLTLPIIPICGAIIGNDPSLSDYNNFIIFATMLMLGGAFCYIIARYLCVGFKLVAF